Proteins encoded within one genomic window of Pectobacterium araliae:
- a CDS encoding SDR family oxidoreductase, whose translation MIAITGASGQLGRLVIAQLLETVPASDIIALVRDVNKVADLSALGVQVKAADYNQPAALASALQGVDKVLLISSSEVGQRAAQHRNVIEAAAKAGVKLLAYTSLLHAGKSPLALAEEHRQTEALLKDSGLPHVLLRNGWYTENYAASIPAALEHGVFIGSAGEGKITSATREDFAAAAVAVLTQEGQAGEVYELAGDEPYTLAELAAEISKQSGKSIVYQNLSEAEFTAALVSAGLPDVFAQIIADSDVGASKGGLFDDGKQLSRLIGRPTTPLSAVVKATLK comes from the coding sequence ATGATTGCGATTACTGGTGCATCAGGCCAACTGGGCCGTTTAGTCATAGCACAACTGTTAGAAACCGTTCCGGCGAGCGATATCATCGCGCTGGTGCGTGATGTCAATAAAGTTGCCGATCTGTCGGCGCTTGGCGTGCAGGTGAAGGCCGCTGATTACAACCAGCCTGCGGCATTGGCTTCTGCTCTGCAAGGTGTGGATAAAGTGTTGTTGATCTCCTCCAGCGAAGTAGGACAACGTGCGGCACAGCATCGTAATGTGATCGAAGCCGCAGCGAAAGCGGGGGTAAAATTACTGGCCTACACCAGCTTACTGCACGCGGGTAAATCGCCGTTAGCGTTGGCGGAAGAACACCGCCAAACCGAAGCGTTGCTAAAAGACTCTGGTTTACCACATGTCCTGCTGCGCAACGGCTGGTATACCGAGAACTATGCGGCCAGCATCCCTGCGGCGTTGGAGCACGGCGTGTTTATCGGTAGTGCGGGTGAAGGAAAAATTACGTCTGCAACCCGTGAAGATTTTGCCGCCGCCGCCGTCGCGGTACTGACACAGGAAGGGCAGGCTGGCGAGGTTTATGAACTGGCTGGTGATGAGCCTTACACGTTAGCTGAGCTGGCTGCGGAGATTAGCAAACAGTCTGGTAAGTCTATCGTCTATCAAAACCTGTCTGAAGCGGAGTTCACCGCTGCGCTGGTTTCAGCCGGGCTACCCGATGTGTTCGCACAAATTATTGCGGATTCAGACGTCGGTGCATCCAAAGGCGGTCTGTTTGATGATGGCAAACAACTGAGCCGTCTGATTGGTCGCCCAACGACGCCGCTGTCAGCGGTAGTGAAAGCAACGCTGAAATAA